The Gammaproteobacteria bacterium genome includes the window TATTGCGGCTGGCTCTGAGGTCATTCAAAACCGACAATAGAACCAAAGGCACATCAGGACTGCCAGACTGCACTCGCCCCAAATACTCAGGCAGCGCCAAGGCGGCGTTCATCAAAACATCCAATGATTCCGCACGGGGAGGCTCATCAGTAGCCAACAAATCCTGCAATAAGAACTCCATCTCCTCGGCCAAAATAGCCGCGCCGTACACTTCCATCAGAGAGAGCGTCTGCGTCACCTGATGTAAAGTCGCAGAACAATCGCCCAACAAGCCCGATTCTCTACAGTCTCCCTCGGCGTAACGCTCCAAGCGACTCTGAACCCCCCCCAGAAGGGGAATTAAAATATCTATAACTTTGTTTGCTGAGCTTAAAATTTCAGCTTTAAATTGTCGTCTCATGGCTCAGCTGTCGCCTTTTATAGTCACCAAGCGGATTTACATTAATTTAACCAAGTAAGTCTTTGTTACGCAAAATCACCGTATCCATTTCAGCCTGATCTATCTCGGGCAGTTTAAAACCCTTAACCTTTTCCCGTAACGAGTTCGCCAGCAGCGTTAACTCACCAATCGAGGAGGCCGTTTTGCTAATACTGCCCGAGGTCTGGGCAGTAATGTCTTGAATCACATCCACGGTATTGGAGATCGTGGTCGCCGCCTGCGCCTGCTGACTCGCCTCCTTGGATATATTTTGAATCAGGCTGGCCAATTTTTTGGAACCAGATTCAATCGCAATCAGAGCCTCACCAGCGTTTTCAGCCAAATTGGCCCCTCTCACCACACCGGCTGTGCTCTGCTCCATCGAACTGGCCGCTTCACTGGTGTCCGCTTGAATGGTACGCACCAATACCTCAACTTGTTTAGAAGCTGCACTGGTACGCTCCGCCAATCGCTGAACTTCATCGGCCACCACCGCAAAACCGCGTCCCGCTTCACCTGCTGTCGAAGCTTGAATCGCTGCGTTCAGAGCCAGAATATTGGTTTGATCGGCAATCTCGGTAATCAAACCAGTGATGTCACCAATCTCCTGCGAGCTTTCACCCAAACGTTTAATCCGTTTCGAGGTTTCCTGAATCTGCTCACGAATGGTATCCATACCCTCAATGCTCAAACGCACTGTACTGGCTCCTTTTGAAGCCATATCCACCGAACTCATCGCCACCCGCGCAGAACCGAGGGCGTTTTTAGAGACCTTATCCATTGCTGCCGCCATCTCACCAATGGAGTGACTGGCGGTGGCCACTTCGCTGGCTTGATGAGCGCTGGCGTCTTTTAGATCAATCGCAATCGCTTGCGTGGTGCCTGCCGCCGAAGCCACTTCACCGGCGGTTTGATTAATGGTGGTCACCAAACTGCGCAGGGCATCAATGGCGTAATTAACCGAATCGGCAATGGCACCGGTAATGTCTTCGGTGACCGTCGCATGGGTAGTCAAATCGCCTTCGGCCAGATTAGTCAGTTCATCCAACAGACGCAAAATAGCGCGTTGATTACGCCGCCCCTGTTCCGTCGTTTCTGCCAAACGTTGACGTGCTTCACGTACCAGAAAATAACCCAAACCTAACAACGTCGCGACCGCCAACAGACCCGCCACCACACCTTGGAAAAAAAGCACATCCAAACGACGTGAATAGTGGACAAAACCCTGTTCGAGACGAGTGGTCGAAGCCAACAGGTCGGCACTGAAATATTCCGCTTTTCCCGCCGCTTCATTAACCGAAAACAGCAACGGTGACAGCTCTAAAATACCGCCCATATTTTGATGAATTTCAGCAAACAGCGTTTCAACCTCTGTCAATTTTTTACGAATCGTCGAGTTCTTAACCACTTTGATATTAAGGCTTTTGGAACCTTTTAACATGCCTTCCAATACTTGCCCAAACAGTGCCACATCTTGACCAAAAAAATCAGCTGCCGTCGCCACATCCTTCTGTCCAGCAACAATGTTATTGAGGTTATTTTCAATCCGTTGCACCAGCATTAATTGGCGGGTAGCCAAATAAATTAGATCTTGTTTGGCCTTTTTCGATACTAAAATATTCACCACCTCTTCAGATATGGCCGATAGTTTAGGAGTCAAATCATGCAGACCATCAACAAAACGGTTCACACTGATAATTGAATCACGTCCACCAAGAATGGTATCGATATTGACCCGCCCCGCCTGCCAGCTTTTTTCAACCGCCACCAG containing:
- a CDS encoding methyl-accepting chemotaxis protein translates to MSIVSEQRLLSQRIVANAAESARGSRAASTRLQAFEERFLETLDLLRNGNPATGLPPIPAELLPPLVAVEKSWQAGRVNIDTILGGRDSIISVNRFVDGLHDLTPKLSAISEEVVNILVSKKAKQDLIYLATRQLMLVQRIENNLNNIVAGQKDVATAADFFGQDVALFGQVLEGMLKGSKSLNIKVVKNSTIRKKLTEVETLFAEIHQNMGGILELSPLLFSVNEAAGKAEYFSADLLASTTRLEQGFVHYSRRLDVLFFQGVVAGLLAVATLLGLGYFLVREARQRLAETTEQGRRNQRAILRLLDELTNLAEGDLTTHATVTEDITGAIADSVNYAIDALRSLVTTINQTAGEVASAAGTTQAIAIDLKDASAHQASEVATASHSIGEMAAAMDKVSKNALGSARVAMSSVDMASKGASTVRLSIEGMDTIREQIQETSKRIKRLGESSQEIGDITGLITEIADQTNILALNAAIQASTAGEAGRGFAVVADEVQRLAERTSAASKQVEVLVRTIQADTSEAASSMEQSTAGVVRGANLAENAGEALIAIESGSKKLASLIQNISKEASQQAQAATTISNTVDVIQDITAQTSGSISKTASSIGELTLLANSLREKVKGFKLPEIDQAEMDTVILRNKDLLG